The proteins below come from a single Salvelinus fontinalis isolate EN_2023a chromosome 1, ASM2944872v1, whole genome shotgun sequence genomic window:
- the LOC129862255 gene encoding parvalbumin-2-like, producing the protein MAFKGMLKDEDIAAALKHCAAAESFNHKEFFAKVGLAGKSAEDLKKAFYFVDQDKSGFIEEDELKLFLQTFSAGARALTDKETKAFLAAGDVDGDGMIGVDEFVTLVNA; encoded by the exons ATGGCTTTCAAGGGAATGCTTAAGGATGAGGATATCGCTGCTGCCCTCAAGCATTGTGCAG CTGCTGAGTCCTTCAACCACAAAGAGTTCTTCGCCAAGGTTGGCCTGGCCGGCAAGTCTGCTGAGGATTTGAAGAAAGCCTTCTACTTCGTTGACCAGGACAAGAGTGGCTTCATTGAGGAGGATGAGCTCAA gCTGTTCCTCCAGACCTTCTCTGCTGGTGCCAGAGCTCTGACAGATAAAGAGACCAAGGCCTTCCTTGCAGCAGGAGATGTTGATGGTGATGGCATGATCGGAGTAGATG